One stretch of Pomacea canaliculata isolate SZHN2017 linkage group LG1, ASM307304v1, whole genome shotgun sequence DNA includes these proteins:
- the LOC112576458 gene encoding rhodopsin-like, with product MTTALATTTEMVSNTTHIYDTYDLFIHPHWKQFPLIPEAWHYAIGVYITIVGISGVFGNLLVIYIFGTTKSLRTPSNMFIVNLALSDLTFSAVNGFPLLTISAFNKRWFFGKVACEFYGLIGGIFGLMSIDTMAVIAIDRYNVIARPLKASRSLGYRKAFIMIVMVWVWSLIWTLPPLFGWGAYIPEGFQTSCTFDYLTRTDYFRSYIMCLYICGFAMPLGIIMFCYFFIYRAVAKHEKEMGKMAKKLNAEIRQGAAAQGSEIKTAKIAMTIITTYLISWLPYATIALIAQFGPAEYVTPYLSELPVMFAKASAMHNPIIYALSHPKFREVLDTRFPWLLCCCRFSQKEKDAAANTKSQMTRADSVNSNVVGGNYSNMSSEVSHLSDSAYPSAEVGDNGRQVSMKMSDIRAGGGGVGGGVGGGVGGGVGGGQEAENNSALIRDILQAFVGVVSAQGSRQVPVYIPPQFIPQYAAMTQSGQLQMPQGVYAISQGAVPAETIPIPLALPPQPAAPQPAAPKPAAPQPAAPQPLPPSLPPPNLPPPNPLVLPPARSRWVRSANVGETHQVQAAQPPKFGDRCDSEQVCALNVEIGLGAIWAPLDGYVFNNLVN from the exons ATGACGACGGCTTTAGCCACGACTACCGAGATGGTGTCCAACACCACCCACATCTACGATACCTACGACCTGTTCATCCACCCCCACTGGAAGCAGTTTCCCTTGATTCCCGAGGCCTGGCACTACGCTATCGGGGTGTACATCACCATCGTCGGCATCTCGGGTGTCTTCGGTAATCTCCTGGTCATCTACATCTTTGGAAC CACCAAGAGCCTGCGCACGCCCTCCAACATGTTCATCGTGAACCTTGCCCTCAGTGACCTGACCTTTTCGGCCGTCAATGGCTTTCCTCTGCTGACGATCTCAGCCTTCAACAAGCGATGGTTTTTCGGCAAAGTGG CCTGCGAGTTCTACGGCCTCATCGGTGGCATCTTCGGCCTGATGTCCATCGACACCATGGCGGTGATCGCCATTGACCGCTACAACGTCATCGCCAGACCCCTCAAGGCCTCCAGGTCGCTGGGCTACCGCAAGGCCTTCATCATGATCGTCATGGTGTGGGTCTGGTCCCTCATCTGGACCCTCCCACCACTCTTCGGCTGGGGGGCCTACATTCCAGAGGGCTTCCAGACTTCCTGCACTTTCGACTACTTGACCCGCACTGACTACTTCCG CTCCTACATCATGTGCCTGTACATCTGTGGCTTCGCCATGCCCCTGGGCATCATCATGTTCTGCTACTTCTTCATCTACCGAGCGGTGGCCAAGCACGAGAAGGAGATGGGCAAGATGGCCAAGAAGCTGAACGCTGAGATCCGCCAGGGTGCGGCCGCCCAGGGCTCGGAAATCAAGACCGCCAAGATCGCCATgaccatcatcaccacctacCTCATCAGCTGGCTGCCCTACGCCACCATCGCCCTCATCGCGCAGTTCGGCCCCGCCGAGTACGTCACACCCTACCTGTCCGAGCTGCCTGTCATGTTCGCCAAG GCGTCCGCCATGCACAACCCCATCATCTACGCCCTCAGCCACCCCAAGTTCCGCGAGGTGCTGGATACCCGCTTCCCCTGGCTGCTGTGCTGCTGCCGCTTCTCGCAGAAGGAGAAGGATGCGGCGGCGAACACCAAGAGTCAGATGACCCGCGCCGACAGCGTCAACTCCAACGTCGTCGGCGGCAACTACAGCAACATGTCCAG CGAGGTGTCTCACCTGAGTGACTCCGCCTACCCCTCCGCAGAGGTCGGCGACAACGGACGGCAGGTGAGCATGAAGATGAGTGACATCCGCGCTGGCGGTGGCGGTGTCGGTGGTGGTGTCGGTGGTGGTGTCGGCGGCGGTGTCGGCGGCGGCCAGGAGGCGGAGAACAACAGCGCCCTCATCCGCGACATCCTCCAGGCTTTCGTGGGCGTGGTCAGCGCCCAGGGCTCACGTCAGGTGCCTGTCTACATCCCTCCTCAGTTCATCCCTCAATATGCCGCCATGACTCAGAGCGGACAACTTCAAATGCCGCAG GGTGTCTATGCCATCTCCCAAGGTGCAGTACCCGCGGAAACAATCCCCATCCCCCTTGCTCTTCCCCCCCAACCTGCCGCCCCTCAACCTGCCGCCCCCAAGCCTGCCGCCCCCCAGCCTGCCGCCCCCCAGCCGCTGCCCCCCAGCCTGCCGCCCCCCAACCTGCCGCCCCCCAACCCGCTGGTTCTGCCGCCTGCGCGGTCAAG GTGGGTGCGCTCTGCCAATGTTGGGGAGACACACCAGGTGCAGGCAGCCCAGCCTCCCAAGTTCGGAGACAGGTGTGACAGTGAACAGGTGTGTGCATTAAATGTGGAAATAGGGCTGGGGGCCATTTGGGCACCGCTTGATGGATATGTCTTTAACAACTTGGTTAACTAG